The Melitaea cinxia chromosome 9, ilMelCinx1.1, whole genome shotgun sequence DNA segment TTAACTTAAGTGAATAAGTGTttcgtaatattaattttaacagaaaataataactatGATGAACCTGAAATGGctatataaactaatttattgCGTGTTTGTCTCATGAGTATTTCCAAATCTCACGCGTAAAATGTCCTAGGCATATTACCTTGTAACAAGTATAACATTTCAcatattttgttgtaattacgtttattattacagtattatacacatattttttatacatatataaattccCCTTAATCCTATTTAATAACATCCATAAAACTACATTACTTATCTTTAAAGCCACattaatgttagaaattaaattaaacaatattgcGCAATAACACTGCATTGCAACATAGtaacaaccgttctggtgtagtggtgtgagtAGTCGCCTAAGATACCAACAGTttgagggttcgattcccgctcgggatggatatttgtatttgtacaaataattctttccggtttggatgtctgtccttgtaggtatCCCAACCGTGCAAGCGAGAGCatgctaagccgtcggtcccgtctattatcataaatacttgatatcaatcattactcatagcagagaacatttttttttgcgtggggaaaatcctcatggacaccctccggcgcgggggaacaacaggggattcagactcctactgaataaaaaccgcaacgtgtgttccgcctaggCGCCTATGTGGCGGGGTCGCGGGAACGCTGTAGCGTGCTTCCGCAAAagcatatccgccaatccgcagtacaatagagtggtggattaagctcaaattcttctcctacgtggagaaagaagcctatatcaaacagtgagatgttacaggctgaatgcgaatgcACGCTATAACACCatgttcatttttatatatacatacgataTTATGACTGTATATGTTTGTATCTCGgtttacaataaacaattttactatcgtcatcttttaaaaatataaggcagtttataaacacaatttatagaatagattttttatttgtacgttTATATTACGTGTATTATATGCTTTTCACATCGGGAAAACCCGAGattaaaaaaagctatataaatagtaaataaataaagtctttATTCACGGACCATTTtgtttaaacttaattattacaatagtaAAATAGATATAAAGTAAATACTATAACAAATAGTACAACACAATTAcggtttttttactattttagtaACCGGTTTTTTTGTCAGGTTGTCcttcgacataggcctcccctagTTGCTCccgcacaaaaaaaaaagcccGGGTGCACGGCGTTGGGGGTCAAGCCCGCCCGATCTCCAACGCCGGAACGCACCGGGCAACCAAGCAAAGCTCCAGGAAGCCCAGCACGACCCAGCGACTACCGTCCGAGAACTACGATGCCACAGACTCTATGGCTTATACCCTATTCATAACTCGCTATTAAAGCGATGTGcagtaacaaattaataaatttgtgaaataattaatatcactATGCTGATGTCACGAACAGCGGCGTGGCGAATTTAACTCCCCCCCTAACATTCGAAAACCGTTCGTAATACTATATGTAAAGTATACTcgcaaataaatcaataaataaactcaTAATTGTTGTGGTGTCGTaggtcaataaaattatattttactagcggcctctgtccgtccatatttttttacacggtAATCATCAACATGTCATCACATTTCGAAATGTTAACAATGCCTTTTTAACTGCTCAAAATAATGTAGGACTAGCCAGTCCTATTGCTGTATTATCGGCGACAAtccattcataaaaatattatttatctgccATTTTTTTCTCTGGCTTACGTAATTTTGACACGTGTCAATCTTAATACGgctattttgttatttactacattttttttaacaataattcacGAAAATTTATTATGcgtaatttaatataacatgATGTATTTTCATACTTATATAACAGATCTCGCGATTAGCTAAGGTAATGTAGATGATATAGTACAGTCGTTCAAAGGGttgcttattttaaattaccctgagtatataatatagtaacCTAACTATTGATTcagaatacatattattttgtaatagatTAATGTATATATGTCTAACTAATAAATGGTGAGCCGTTTTGTGTTCGGTTAAactgcaaaaactactgaaccaatcgtaataatacttataccataagatgcagcgtgtttcggagaagattttagtatatgatatgttggtgattactgaTTATTTatcgtacaaaaaaaatatggacagacAGAGGTTGCTAGTACGTTATAAAATAGCTCGCTAAGACTAATAAGAGCGAAATTATGACCGTTAGATACGAAATATTCACAATTTGAGGAGGATGAAACTGCGAGAAGCGTCTAGTGCGCTGTATAGCTGTCATATACAActtccaataaaaaaaaccgatttatAAGGTCATTTTAATTCAAGCAGCATTTTTATATAGCTTTAAGTCGCGACGGTGTATAATCGTAAGCATCGTGTTGGCGGCGCTGGTGGTAGGCGCCCTGGTCGCGGTGCTTGTGACACAGCCGTGGGCCGAACATCTACCAGACCATCCACGCTATCGTCGCGCCGCTGTCGCTGCCAATGGACCTGAGTGTGCTTCTATTGGACGGTGAGTAAAATGTCATCAACATGAAATTCATCCTTAAGTCAATAGTTATTCTGGTGATGAGTGAAACtctttttgtttacaaaaaaactTAAGATTGTACAATTTTAAGTAATCATTCAAACATAGTCATTTTTTCACACGAAAATAACATTGATTCTGTTTTCAACAGCGCTATATTGGAAAGAAATGGATCAGCAGTAGACGCGGCGATAGCAACTTTGTTTTGTGAAGGAATAGGTTGTGCGCAATGTATGGGCCTTGGCGGTGGATTTCTAGCAACAGTGTACGACGCCAAAACAGGTCGAGTACGAGTTCTCAACGCGAGGGAACGAGCTCCAGCAGCAACGCAGAAAGACATGTTCATGAACGCCTCATCAACCGTAGGCGGACTGGCTATAGCCGTGCCCGGCGAACTGAGAGGTTATGGCGAGCTCCATCGGGAGTACGGACACCTGCCCTGGGGGGAACTAGTTCGACCAACGGCAGAACTTTGTCGTCAAGGCCACCGCGTCAGCCCATACATGGGTCGCGCTTTGAAAACGTACAGCAGCAGGATCCACGAAGAACCCTCCATGAGGTGATAACTCTTGCATAAAAAAACAGATTTGATACTTCGttgataaaacataaatatttgttatatataatttagaaaaaaaaaattatacattaattataatggttttgtattaaatatatttaatatacatacatttaatgGCGATTATTTACAGAGAATTGTACGTCAATCCGGAGACTGGAGAGGTGTGGAACGAAGGCGATCTCATCCGCGAGCCCACGCTGGCGCGAACGCTGGACGTAATCGCAGAAGAGGGGCCGGAGGCGATGCACAACGGATCCCTCACGGCGGTACTGGTCCGCGACATACGGAATTTCGGCGGTATAATTACAGAAGACGACCTCAGGAACTATCAGTAAGTCATCATAAGCGTGTCAATTCTTTCTTGTAATTATTAGTGACTTAACAACCAGTAACATGTACGAGTATATGTTTATACGAGTATTCGTATGTCCCAGATTTTTTTTCGAAACATTCAGGTTACGTAACAATGTTTTCTACCGAGCACAAAAGTAATTAAACAGACGTTAACAATATTGAAGAACCAATGTAATGTAGCAGATCGAATAACTACTACATTTATTTGTCTTTTAAGGCTCGCGTCCACTAAACTCGTCGAGCACACGAGTCGAATCGAATCGCAGTAAATGATTAAAGctattttggaacgaagttccttacggcaggcttgacgtttggctgggcgagcgaactgaaaaaaaatgtgatactaaaaccgtaagaaaaatatataacggaagtgacgtaatatcagtcacacgactacaatatgacgtttataaaactaaaatattactagtaaacttattttaaaattatttctgtaattttatactgtcgacaaaaataaataaagacacgtgttttttttttatttcatttaattaatttattttattttacggtatttattattttctaaaataataaatttcctaaatacttttatgtacttaattaaaaactaatcaacaaaattaaaaaaaaatcaagaactagaaaatatgtatatataaaattcaacattttttttttctaattgtcttgcttctatactatctgaaggaacttcgttcatacctggtgtcccatgacaccactatttttttttttattcaattggGGTTTTAAACAAGCTTACAgcccacctgatgataagcggttaccatagcctGTACAcaccagcaacaccagaagcatcgcaagcacgatGCAGTCCTTACCCACAATCCactaggagctctggctacctaactcaccacaggaacacaacactgcttgaaagcactaACATTTCGCTGTGATCTTTAGTACCACAAAATATTTCTAGGCTCGAGTGGCAAGAGCCTATTACGGTCCAACTATCAGAAGAGCACACGCTGTACTCGGTGCCGCTGCCGGGCTCGGGGTCGGTGCTGGCCTTCATACTGAACATGTTGCTCGGTTGGGTCGGCGCCGGCAGCAACGTACTGGCCGGCAGCGAGCTGTACTGGCATCGCATCGTCGAAACGTTCAAGTACGCGTACGCCAAACGCACAGGCCTCGGCGACCCTTCTCGCTCTAACTCACCGTTTGACATCAGAGAGGTAAGTAAGTTtcgagaaaaatattttgatatttacattctaaacataaattaaattaattgttcctATAGACATTATTCGTAACTTTTCATGTCAGTTTGGTACTCGCACCGCGTTCTGTTATTTGTGGTGAGTTTGGATACTTATGAGATCAGTTGACACTTTTTGTATACTCCGTgctattaaacattttataaatcgtCATGTAGTACGAGGTAAGATAAAAAACTTACCTCAATAAAAAGGTTTATTAGAACGAAAAGATAATTCAATCCATTTCACCAATCTATTTCATCGATACGATATATCACGagtatgaattaaaattattttattaatctttgtTTGTATTTCTAAATTATGCCTATTTTTCAATTTGGAACAATACTCGCAGCTAGAACGAAATCTTTC contains these protein-coding regions:
- the LOC123656389 gene encoding glutathione hydrolase 1 proenzyme-like; the protein is MGLGGGFLATVYDAKTGRVRVLNARERAPAATQKDMFMNASSTVGGLAIAVPGELRGYGELHREYGHLPWGELVRPTAELCRQGHRVSPYMGRALKTYSSRIHEEPSMRELYVNPETGEVWNEGDLIREPTLARTLDVIAEEGPEAMHNGSLTAVLVRDIRNFGGIITEDDLRNYQLEWQEPITVQLSEEHTLYSVPLPGSGSVLAFILNMLLGWVGAGSNVLAGSELYWHRIVETFKYAYAKRTGLGDPSRSNSPFDIRELERNLSDPAWAREFREQVNDTQTFSDWRHYGALFEGADDHGTAHVVVVAPDGSVVSVTSTINYIWGAQRRSTSLGIMLNNEMDDFAIPNRENSYGMPPSPANMLAPGLQPLSSMVPCIVLSRNGTAELVIGAAGGTKITTQIALVAMHTMLEGEEFPVVIQQPRLHHQLVPMEVEHEADFDANIISSLRNKGHATTALGPTAGFASMVGAARDADGLLVPQTDRRRVGSVDGF